A portion of the Thunnus albacares chromosome 23, fThuAlb1.1, whole genome shotgun sequence genome contains these proteins:
- the lepa gene encoding LOW QUALITY PROTEIN: leptin a (The sequence of the model RefSeq protein was modified relative to this genomic sequence to represent the inferred CDS: inserted 1 base in 1 codon; deleted 1 base in 1 codon), translated as MRILLALLCVSVAAAPGCTSLPTKGESXEKHHTEYHKHSPDYPGHIKKLRTKLPVAPQIEVITPSIEGLTSISHDLGLLDNALQNPFTELLSQIQADVSSLEGRVRSLAVTMDCPVAARPRVESSDNSFPDSQLYLTLTKVQLYLEKFLHNKDKLKVC; from the exons ATGCGCATCCTTCTGgccctcctctgtgtctctgttgcAGCAGCTCCTGGGTGCACCAGTCTTCCTACAAAGGGAGAAT ACGAGAAACACCATACAGAGTATCATAAACATAGCCCAGATTACCCTGGT CACATTAAGAAACTCAGAACAAAG TTGCCTGTGGCTCCTCAGATAGAAGTCATCACTCCCTCCATTGAGGGACTAACTAGTATCAGCCATGACCTTGGACTTTTGGATAATGCACTACAAAACCCTTTCACAGAGCTTCTCAGCCAGATCCAGGCTGATGTCTCCAGCTTGGAGGGACGGGTGCGCTCCCTCGCCGTGACGATGGACTGTCCCGTCGCAGCCAGACCAAGAGTAGAGAGCAGTGACAATTCGTTCCCTGACAGCCAACTCTACCTGACTCTGACGAAGGTGCAGCTCTACCTGGAGAAGTTTCTTCACAACAAGGACAAACTCAAGGTCTGCTGA